Proteins encoded in a region of the Streptomyces sp. NBC_01471 genome:
- a CDS encoding ABC transporter family substrate-binding protein: MRRTTVVAIAAALSATLAVAGCSSSDGDGDSAKKQAAPQADGQSINAHPVSDLKQGGSLRFGIDQWITQYNINQVDGQQGDGADLAGAVLPDLFDADAKGIGHPNPNFVVSAKVTSTSPQVVTYELNPKAKWSDGKPLSWKDFHAQWTALNGKDKAYEAADTTGYDQISKVEQGADTHAVKITFGTPYADWQRLFDPLYPAAYIGTPQKFNTGWTQKAPVTGAAFKVGTYDKTGQTVTLVPDPKWWGNKPRLASIVYRVLDISANTEAYLNKEVDDAPAIQPEDYKRLVKAPDTDIRRGARWDEVHITLNGGRGPLKDVRVRNALQAATDRKGINASFAKDLSFELKPLDNHFFMPNQQGYQDNTSEFDKFDPEKAKKLLDEAGWKSAGEGKPRTKDGKKLTLDYVLSAGGNSSSTDQAELVQQMYGAVGVRVEIKKVPANDYFNKFVNLGNFDLASFRNVDESYTSKIYPVFQQPRGKNLFQNFGSVGSPKIDALMKKAGEATDHAQAIKLYNEADAEIWKLGHSIELYQRPQIIAVRKGLANYGATGLADTDYTKVGWLKK; the protein is encoded by the coding sequence ATGCGCAGAACCACCGTTGTCGCCATCGCCGCAGCACTGTCGGCCACCCTGGCGGTGGCGGGCTGCAGCTCCTCCGACGGTGACGGCGACTCGGCCAAGAAGCAGGCGGCTCCGCAGGCGGACGGCCAGAGCATCAACGCGCATCCGGTGAGCGACCTGAAGCAGGGCGGCTCGCTGCGGTTCGGGATCGATCAGTGGATCACGCAGTACAACATCAACCAGGTGGACGGCCAGCAGGGGGACGGCGCGGACCTCGCCGGAGCGGTCCTGCCCGATCTCTTCGACGCCGACGCCAAGGGGATCGGCCACCCCAACCCCAACTTCGTGGTCTCGGCCAAGGTCACGTCCACCAGCCCGCAGGTGGTGACGTACGAGCTGAACCCGAAGGCGAAGTGGTCCGACGGGAAGCCGCTGAGCTGGAAGGACTTCCACGCCCAGTGGACGGCGCTGAACGGTAAGGACAAGGCGTACGAAGCGGCCGACACCACGGGCTACGACCAGATATCCAAGGTCGAGCAGGGCGCCGACACACATGCGGTGAAGATCACCTTCGGCACGCCGTACGCCGACTGGCAGCGCCTCTTCGACCCGCTGTACCCGGCCGCCTACATCGGCACCCCGCAGAAGTTCAACACGGGCTGGACACAGAAGGCGCCGGTCACCGGAGCCGCGTTCAAGGTCGGCACGTATGACAAGACGGGCCAGACCGTCACCCTGGTCCCCGACCCCAAGTGGTGGGGGAACAAGCCCAGGCTGGCCTCCATCGTCTACCGCGTCCTCGACATCAGCGCCAACACCGAGGCGTACCTCAACAAGGAAGTCGACGACGCGCCCGCCATCCAGCCCGAGGACTACAAGCGGCTGGTCAAGGCCCCGGACACCGACATCCGCCGCGGGGCGCGCTGGGACGAGGTGCACATCACGCTCAACGGCGGCCGGGGCCCGCTGAAGGACGTCAGGGTGCGGAACGCCCTCCAGGCGGCCACCGACCGCAAGGGAATCAACGCCAGCTTCGCCAAGGACCTGTCCTTCGAACTGAAGCCGCTGGACAACCACTTCTTCATGCCCAACCAGCAGGGCTACCAGGACAACACCAGCGAGTTCGACAAGTTCGACCCCGAGAAGGCCAAGAAGCTGCTGGACGAGGCGGGCTGGAAGAGCGCGGGTGAGGGCAAGCCGCGCACCAAGGACGGTAAGAAGCTCACCCTCGACTACGTCCTGAGCGCGGGCGGCAATTCCTCCTCCACCGACCAGGCCGAACTGGTGCAGCAGATGTACGGAGCGGTGGGCGTCCGGGTCGAGATCAAGAAGGTCCCGGCCAACGACTACTTCAACAAGTTCGTGAACCTCGGCAACTTCGACCTCGCCAGCTTCCGCAACGTCGACGAAAGCTACACGAGCAAGATCTACCCCGTCTTCCAGCAGCCGCGGGGCAAGAACCTCTTCCAGAACTTCGGCTCGGTCGGCTCCCCGAAGATCGACGCGCTGATGAAGAAGGCCGGCGAGGCCACCGACCACGCCCAGGCCATCAAGCTCTACAACGAGGCCGACGCGGAGATCTGGAAGCTCGGCCACTCGATCGAGCTGTACCAGCGCCCGCAGATCATCGCGGTCCGCAAGGGCCTCGCCAACTACGGAGCGACCGGCCTCGCCGACACCGACTACACCAAGGTCGGCTGGCTCAAGAAGTAG